One Phaseolus vulgaris cultivar G19833 chromosome 2, P. vulgaris v2.0, whole genome shotgun sequence DNA window includes the following coding sequences:
- the LOC137811225 gene encoding uncharacterized protein isoform X2: MTPPSTFSSSTPSMETRLSPFISETPTLVSPFSILMAMPLTWVNSMISSCNSRYDYSGYGASTGKPSESSTYADIEAIYECLETEYGVSQEDVILYGQSVGSGPTLHLASKLPRLRGVVLHSGILSGLRVLCHVKFTFCFDIYKNINKVKKVKCPVLVIHGTEDEVVNWLHGNGLWKMARESYEPLWIKGGGHCNLELYPDYIRHLCKFIQEMENMTTEKRLKKIRQSAKESKSNCSSCCRMTCCRVKCPDCSNCCSDCMNVSWSINCPECCWRPSCIKGCCFLKFPSCLGSFCCTKCSWPRCCGVTKCSLPSCYPKYARPSCCCKSCFCWQCCVGKHSNGTNGKQNG, encoded by the exons ATGACACCTCCCTCGACGTTCTCCTCGTCGACACCAAGCATGGAAACAAGATTGTCGCCTTTTATCTCAGAAACCCCTACGCTCGTCTCACCCTTCTCTATTCTCATGGCAATGCCGCTGACTTGGGTCAACTCTATGATCTCTTCGTGCAACTCAAG ATATGACTACTCTGGATATGGGGCATCTACTGGCAAG CCTAGTGAGTCCAGCACATATGCTGACATAGAAGCAATATATGAATGCCTTGAAACCGAATATGGAGTTAGCCAAGAAGATGTGATCTTGTATGGGCAATCGGTTGGAAGTGGACCAACACTGCACTTGGCATCTAAATTGCCAAGGTTGAGAGGTGTGGTTCTACACAGTGGAATTCTTTCTGGCCTACGGGTGCTCTGCCATGTGAAGTTCACATTTTGCTTTGACATTTATAAG AACATCAACAAAGTAAAGAAGGTCAAGTGCCCTGTACTTGTAATACAT GGTACAGAAGATGAAGTTGTGAACTGGTTACATGGTAATGGACTTTGGAAAATGGCAAGGGAGTCATACGAGCCCTTGTGGATAAAAGGAGGTGGTCACTGCAACTTGGAGCTCTACCCTGATTACATCCGCCATCTATGCAAATTTATCCAAGAAATGGAGAACATGACAACCGAGAAGCGCCTCAAGAAGATTAGGCAAAGTGCGAAGGAATCAAAGTCAAACTGTAGTTCATGCTGTAGAATGACGTGTTGTAGAGTTAAGTGTCCTGATTGTTCTAATTGCTGCAGCGACTGCATGAATGTTTCCTGGTCCATCAACTGTCCTGAATGCTGTTGGAGACCTAGCTGCATTAAGGGTTGCTGCTTCCTCAAATTCCCTAGTTGTTTGGGGTCATTCTGCTGCACAAAATGCTCATGGCCTAGATGTTGTGGTGTAACAAAATGTTCATTGCCTAGCTGCTACCCCAAGTATGCGAGACCAAGTTGCTGCTGCAAGAGTTGTTTTTGTTGGCAATGTTGTGTAGGAAAACACAGTAATGGAACAAATGGAAAACAGAATGGCTAA
- the LOC137811225 gene encoding uncharacterized protein isoform X1, whose translation MGCMVSQLAAKFAFFPPSPPTYHLKKRDDGKLTVVSPAAPIPHADDTSLDVLLVDTKHGNKIVAFYLRNPYARLTLLYSHGNAADLGQLYDLFVQLKVNLRVNLMGYDYSGYGASTGKPSESSTYADIEAIYECLETEYGVSQEDVILYGQSVGSGPTLHLASKLPRLRGVVLHSGILSGLRVLCHVKFTFCFDIYKNINKVKKVKCPVLVIHGTEDEVVNWLHGNGLWKMARESYEPLWIKGGGHCNLELYPDYIRHLCKFIQEMENMTTEKRLKKIRQSAKESKSNCSSCCRMTCCRVKCPDCSNCCSDCMNVSWSINCPECCWRPSCIKGCCFLKFPSCLGSFCCTKCSWPRCCGVTKCSLPSCYPKYARPSCCCKSCFCWQCCVGKHSNGTNGKQNG comes from the exons ATGGGGTGCATGGTGTCTCAGTTGGCCGCGAAATTCGCCTTCTTTCCGCCCTCTCCGCCCACCTACCACCTCAAGAAGAGGGACGACGGCAAGCTCACGGTGGTCTCCCCGGCGGCCCCAATCCCCCACGCCGATGACACCTCCCTCGACGTTCTCCTCGTCGACACCAAGCATGGAAACAAGATTGTCGCCTTTTATCTCAGAAACCCCTACGCTCGTCTCACCCTTCTCTATTCTCATGGCAATGCCGCTGACTTGGGTCAACTCTATGATCTCTTCGTGCAACTCAAGGTCAATCTTAGAGTTAATCTCATGGG ATATGACTACTCTGGATATGGGGCATCTACTGGCAAG CCTAGTGAGTCCAGCACATATGCTGACATAGAAGCAATATATGAATGCCTTGAAACCGAATATGGAGTTAGCCAAGAAGATGTGATCTTGTATGGGCAATCGGTTGGAAGTGGACCAACACTGCACTTGGCATCTAAATTGCCAAGGTTGAGAGGTGTGGTTCTACACAGTGGAATTCTTTCTGGCCTACGGGTGCTCTGCCATGTGAAGTTCACATTTTGCTTTGACATTTATAAG AACATCAACAAAGTAAAGAAGGTCAAGTGCCCTGTACTTGTAATACAT GGTACAGAAGATGAAGTTGTGAACTGGTTACATGGTAATGGACTTTGGAAAATGGCAAGGGAGTCATACGAGCCCTTGTGGATAAAAGGAGGTGGTCACTGCAACTTGGAGCTCTACCCTGATTACATCCGCCATCTATGCAAATTTATCCAAGAAATGGAGAACATGACAACCGAGAAGCGCCTCAAGAAGATTAGGCAAAGTGCGAAGGAATCAAAGTCAAACTGTAGTTCATGCTGTAGAATGACGTGTTGTAGAGTTAAGTGTCCTGATTGTTCTAATTGCTGCAGCGACTGCATGAATGTTTCCTGGTCCATCAACTGTCCTGAATGCTGTTGGAGACCTAGCTGCATTAAGGGTTGCTGCTTCCTCAAATTCCCTAGTTGTTTGGGGTCATTCTGCTGCACAAAATGCTCATGGCCTAGATGTTGTGGTGTAACAAAATGTTCATTGCCTAGCTGCTACCCCAAGTATGCGAGACCAAGTTGCTGCTGCAAGAGTTGTTTTTGTTGGCAATGTTGTGTAGGAAAACACAGTAATGGAACAAATGGAAAACAGAATGGCTAA